The genomic segment GGATGATATCGAACCGAGAATCAGCCCAACGATCACGGATGAAGAAGCAAAAGCTTTTGGAAGATTTGGTCACGGAAGTTGCTTCGTTGAAGGTTCAAATTCATAACAACACTAACAAATATGAAGCTTTGATGCAAAAGATTGTGGTTTTGGAATCAGAAAACAATGCTTTGAAGGTTCAACAAATGGAATTGGCTCAATACTTAAAAAACCTTCAACTGATGCAAACTCAAATGGAATTGTTGGAATTCAATTTGATGAATCAGCCTGGAAGAACCCTTTGTGACATAATTGTGGACATTAATGAACCCCCAAAAGTTCAGTCTTGGCAATGCCATGGTTCAAATCAGCCTGCAATTATGGCCTCTACTGAAATGTTGAACTATTGATGtatacagaaaaaaaaaaaaaaagagtgataaTGTTAATGGGTTTCTTGGGAATGTTTGATTTTTTGCATTTTGTAAAAACATggaataaataaattgtttatgAGTGTgttaaatttgcttttaaaagattggttttttttttatgtgtttAATCGAATTTCAAAGGCATACGTGATAAGGTCGTTTATGGTTATCTTATTCTTCTTATCCTTTCATTTGTTTGTCAATTTGCTTTTGCATCAAAGATATGAAATAAGAGTCCAAATTTTCATGCTCTCTACAATTATTTTATTGTAGAACAAAAACAGCAGAgttatcttcttttctttttcttgataaAAGTGTTAGGATCCGAAGGTTAAACTTGGGTATTTTGCTTTATCATCTCAAAGAACGACAAAACATTCTCATATACAtaggaatatatataatatactatTATTGATACGATTAATACCACAGaaaattaggttatattttgttctttttatttaaaaaaataaatcagatCAGagaataaattgattatttttattattaagtgaTGATGTATAATTGTTTGACTGCTTAAATTAGTCCCTCCACATCAAAAATTTCATTGTCTATTAAAGATTTCATTCAtttcttctattaaaaatatCATCCATTTTGCTTGAATTAGTCCCTCCACGGTACAGATGGCACGACAAGAGTTATTGTCTAATTGCTCCATTAATCACGATAGCACTTAgcagtaaaaatagataaaatttttaacaaaaaaaaataattttctctttaatctAATGCATAAAGACTAATTGGTCCCATTTTTAGTAGGAACAAAATACAATACAATTACTAAGACATGAATCTACacgataattttacccttttatCATTAGAAGTTTTCAAATTCGTTTGTAGTACAAGTGGGGATTAATGTTATCCCACCTTCAATTCCAACTTCTAAGTTTCGAACATAAACTCCGTTAACTAAGATTTCATTTGATTAACCGGTGAGAATGCTGCTACCATTACATGTTCAAGATCTGTCCCGAAACAGCAcgataaaaatcattttcatagaaCATCTAAATAAAACCTCAATTCTTACCCAACATCTAAATGAAGCCTTAATCTGTTAGTGGAATGAAGCCTAATAAAACCACAAACTTAATTTGGAATGCTTCAAACCAACTTTTTGAGACATCCCTTCAGTTTACATGGCATCCAAAGAGTGAAAGCATGTATGcgtcatttaaaaaaatttgctTAGTACAAGGCATTGAGTTATTTGTAAATATAGGAGTAGATATACATCCCAGGCTTAGCTAGTGAGCTTAATTGTTAGATAGACAGTTGGACCAAGTGAGGCATGTTTCATAATATGTTAATGGTGAGTAGTCTGCTTGATTTGATAGGTTTAGTTtgtatgatttaattttttagacGAGATATTTTTACTATGAAtcgaacaaaaattaaatttaaatataaataaaagtttaaaaccGAAGAATAATCCAATTCAACCTTACTCATGAGTAAGtctaagaaaaatatttaattacaagTTACACTAACCTACCAAAGACAAGTTAAATTACATACAGTTGACCCATGTAATTGACACTAACAATAAATCTTTTGTTACTACACTAATGACTTACttagatgtatttatttttaaggaAGTGGATTTGTAATACAGTAACtagaaatattttggtttaacATTAGGAAAAAGATGAGAAAATCGAAAACCGATTTAAATTATAATGTTTGATTTGTCTTCAATTGGGGATATACATAATTATATTTGGTTTGATTTTTTCTTTGTAAGATAAAAAAGAACAGTTACTTGAATCAAATTTAGGAATCTTCAATTAGGTTAACATTTTAGCTaaattttcaaagttatggaACCATTACCATTCACAGGGCTAAATTAACTTGCTTGAAATAACTTTGATTAATTCAATCTATTGTGGTTTAATAATACACATTTTGTAATAGATGATTTTATATATCAATTACGTTTCTTATTATGAGATTcactaaacattttaaaaatttatcaaaaaatctaaggatttatcaatgtttttaacattttattaatatataaatattgagatAGTAGTGGTCTTgaccttaaaaataaaatataattcttacaatttttataaaatcacaaattaatataataatgaaattatatttttatctccTCGAAATTTATCAACAATAATATGAAATAATGTAATAAGAGAAGGGTTTAAACCCACAATATTGTCTTCGATTTCCCTTGGCCTACTGTGATTCATGTGTGCTACTGTGGAAACCCAACTAATTTAAGGACTTCTTGGTCCAATGACAACCCAAGTAGGAGGTTTTTTTGGTGCAAGAAGTATGGGAATAGGTTTCAAAATGGATGTCATTTTTTTGTCTAGTTTGATCCACCATTGATGCCCCAATCACGAATTGTGTTGTTgggtgttttaaaaaaattctggaCAATGGAAGATGCTCACATCCCAAATCTGGTGAATCTAAGAGAAAGGTGCATAGTGGTTAATGTTATCTATTTTGGCGCACTTAGgtgattaatccaccaatttataaGTTTTTGGCGAATTGATGATTGGCGCATAAAGTATTCATCGTAGAAGTAATTAAAGAGTTTATCTCAGGTTATTCCGATATTTAAGAAAAGATTAAGACAAGCAAAGAGTAAGCTTGGTGAGAGTTACCACCAAATGtaagattttttttctatttcttttcttggTTTGACTTACTTATATTCATATAGTATATAATGCTTATgaaatctttttttatatataatgctTATGAAATCTTTTTTTATAAAGTCATAGAAAAGCTCGGCAATTCAGAACTCGAAGTTTCCCTTATTATGCGAAACTTACTTCCATATACGCAAAAGATCGAGCCACagggaaagatgctcaaacagctaCTGATATTTTAAAGAATTACATGTTGAGGATGTTGCTAATCAAAGGAATCCTGAAGAAGGAAGCAATGACAATGGATGCGAAGTTGATGCTTCCTTAGATGAGATGAATGTTTCGGCTACACAATCGCGACCCTATAATCCAAACAAAGTTGATTCTACATTtccaaagaaaaggaaaaagagttCTGGGGCTAGTGGACCAGATTTTTCTACTTCACTTATCGAGGAAAAAGAGTTCTGGGGCTAGTGGACCAGATTTTTCTACTTCACTTATCGATGTTGCCATGTTATTAGGGGATAATATAAGGACAGTTGACCTTGAATTAATTAGGAGCATTGCCTTCGAAATGCTCAGTTGGCAGAGGCCCTGGCCCCCCTAAAacgaaaaattttccatttaggccctttataatttataaaattttaaattagtaatggtaaaattgcactttgcccccaaaaaaatgataaaaatttgatgtagtcctttaaaaattataaagatatagactattaaaatagttaaattgtgtttttactatcataaaaatatacaatttaattccaacCCCCCTCAAATAATTTTCTAGCTCTGCCACTAGAAATGTTCATTCAAAAGAAGTAAAAATGATCATTCAAGAAAAGGTACAAACTCTCCATGTCTTTAGGTGGAATAGAAGGTTTAacaaatgatgaatgaactaaTACATTGATCAAAATTTATGATCATCCAACGTAAGTGTTCGTTTTCCTAAGCCTACCACCTTCTATGCGATTAGCATGGttgagaaaaattatttttactaattaaagATGTGGTTGTGGTGGTGGATGAATATGATTTTTTGTAGGTTGAAACTTTTTTGTATGTGTAAATGGGCATGGTGGTGGAGTAATATAACTTTTTGTATGTAATTGCAAGATGATATATTGACATGAAAATATGTGATACTAATATTGTCACTTTTTATATATGTTGATACGATGGCTATGTTATTTAGATGTTGATATGGTGATTGGATTATGTTGTTGCTACTTCtttaacaatatttaaaaatactagtaaacaaaacaaccaaaaaaaataaaggagaaaTTTTGATACAGAAGCTTTGTATCTTTAGGCTTTTGAAAGGTTTTTAGGAAAaccaaaatggaaaatatgaAAAAGGAGATTAAGGAAAGCTCTTGGTAAATTTTGGATAAATTCATGTTGGTGGCTAACAGTGACGAAAGCCAGTAGCAACAACGGTGGTCTGTTGGACTCTGGAAAAATGTTAGAAGGGAAGATAAAAATGAATTTGGCGAGAGAGAGGGGACCAATGAAGACGAAGagggagaaaataaaaaaaaatcttttaatatgatttaatataaaatatgattttcaaattttaaaaaatataaaaattaaatattttaataatattttatatagtttatttaatattttatattttatatttaaatattattcttttgATAGAAAATATTATTCTTTAATAGTAAATTGatgtgaaaatatattaaaatgttaaaagacATAATCGggagtattttttttttactattacaTATCTATTTCTCTCAACTAAACGAATAAGTACTATTACAATATTCATTCTATTCTATCCAATCAAACTACTGATATGTTTATTCAATTCTATTACAGTCCCTGAATAATTATTTCATCCAGTGAACAATGTTTATCTTCTGAACAGCAGTTTAGAAAGTCTTCTCCGGGTGATCCAAGAGGTAACTTTTTTGGAGGAAGAATTTGAGTAATGACTGTTTTTCCTTACTTTGCTCGACTTGTCTGCTTTGACAGGTGCAGTCCACCATCAAGAGTAGAAATTGAGGGCCTTGAAAGGAAGCATGGTGGCATCCCTTTTATGTTTTGTCACGTAGAAAACAGGCGTGTCGGTTTCTTCTCCTTTGCTAAGGCGGAGCTTCCTGTCTTACCTTAAAACTTTTGTTCTTAGGATTGCAAAAAGATATATGACAAATGGGCACTTACAATAAATTAAAAGGTAAGTTTTGCCAACAGTTTATAACTTTGTTcctataacttttaaaatttaccaaTATTGTGACTAATGTTGTGGGATTATTACAAAGTCAGCTCGGTTACTGGGACAACGAGGATGCCACTTGTAATGAAACTGTCTCAGTTACTCTTAATTGAGGTTACAATTGGATTAACCAAGAGAGCGAAATTAAAGCTAATTAATATTTGTAACCTAAAGATGGgaatattaaatatttgtaaaatatatcAACAGTTTTCGACGTCAACTAGTTTTATACAATTTAAAGAGGTTGTTTGAGAATtaagaaaaaatgtaaatatcgaattttaatctaatatttatcaaaacCAGTATAGTTCTAAAGCCATATCTAAcaatatcataatatttttttaaagcttaacaaatataatcataaatataatcaaattattataaaacaattgtACCGGCAAAACTTCATACATAGTAGTTAAACATAATAAAACTACAAAATCTACTTATATAATTACAAATGGTGAATTGATATTTAAGATTAGTACATGCAATCATTAAAACCATCTTACCAAATGGAAATAGATTAATTTATGGATAATAAATTAAAATGCCCATCCGTAGCCCAATAAT from the Gossypium hirsutum isolate 1008001.06 chromosome D09, Gossypium_hirsutum_v2.1, whole genome shotgun sequence genome contains:
- the LOC107892967 gene encoding basic leucine zipper 1; the protein is MSNVPGMMSSGSEPDAQGVNVDEKKRKRMISNRESAQRSRMKKQKLLEDLVTEVASLKVQIHNNTNKYEALMQKIVVLESENNALKVQQMELAQYLKNLQLMQTQMELLEFNLMNQPGRTLCDIIVDINEPPKVQSWQCHGSNQPAIMASTEMLNY